In Mytilus edulis chromosome 3, xbMytEdul2.2, whole genome shotgun sequence, the genomic window ataaaacctCATAGGAATTAGATTCAAATATAAGAtccaaatatcaaaacatttttctATTGTAACCAACTGAACATTTTAAAAGGTATTGCAAATTATCATGCTTAAAAACAACATGCcaacataaaatacaaataatatacaTTATCTAGCTCAACAGATATTGATTCAGTATCATGGTCACAGATAATAGCCATTCTATTTTTACTTTTCAGCATTCAAAAAGTACACTATGAGCCACAGAGTAGGATTTGCCTTATTTGGGCTTGGCAATATGGGTATGTATTTTAAGAGTTATGAAAATTTCTCACTTGTTAAAACTTTAACTAATTCCTATACATGTGCAATGATGTATATGAATAGTGGTATCTGAGGCCACACTTAAGAATAATTTGGTTTGGCCAAACCCTACCCATTATCAAATTAATATCTTAAGcatgatgaaaaaaagtgatgaaaactgattatttgagtgaattttctgAGTTCGAGGACCATAACTATGCAAAAAATCTCCAGACCGGAACAATATTTGAACTTGATTTGTAATTTGTCATGATTTACATTTGTAGAATAGACATGATAGACCATCTTAAGACAAAAAAATGCTGTTTTAATTcataaacatttcagtataacttatttttgtcataagATGTGTTTGCGTAAAATGCCTATTGTCTATTACATTGTATTGGAATACTCATGTCACACCAAACCTTAAGTAAtgatcttaaaaattccaaatctTCTTGCAAAGAATATTCCACCTTTGTACATAGATCTGTAAATCTGAAAAGATAATTTAGGAAAGTTTATGTTTGATTTAAATTGATCCACTGTTTAATTATATACTGGCTATTATTACCAAGAATAgagaattttgagaaaaaaatcagattCTGGAAAATAAGATTATAAGTAAACAGAAACAAAAACTGGTAGATGTACACTGTAGTAACTTATCAATGAATATTCCTGCACcagataactttttcaaatcccTTGGAgctttttgtttgaaaataagtcatacataaaaaaaattgcatgtgACATTATTGATAAAAACTTgagttgtacatgtatgtaggaATCAGAAAAACAGAGCAACTAAAATGGCAATGATTGCAATAAAAACTTAATCAAAATTATGTTTCAGGCTTGGCCCATATGAAGAACATTATGCTATCCCCCAGAGCTACAGTTAACTGGATCATAAGAAACAAGTTGGAAGATGCTGAGAAATTTGTGAAAGACTACAATTTGTCAGCTAAATGTACTACACCAGACAAACTAGAGGCTGTTTATAATGATCCAAAGTAAGTAATAGTTTACCATATTATTTAACACATTATATACTCCAAAAACTGATTGGTTTAGATTATTAGGTTTTTAACTGGATTTCCAAATTTAATCCAGTTGTGATACCTTATGGTCTCAGAAATATATAACAGTGATTTTCTTTGAACAGTCTGTTGTCTGAAATGAAACCAACATTCAAACAGATCACCCATAGGCAGTAGTTTTGAAATATATGCAATGCTTTCACATTTGAAATCTCATACTACAACTGAAAAGTGGGTTCATAGACTTGATAGATGGATAATGTATGCCCTTTTCCAATGAACTTTTTTTCCTTGTAACAATCCACATTTTGACTTTATCTAAGCATTCTAATTTAATGTGTTGTGTAATTTGTTCTATTCctgaaacatgtaaaatataagcCACTGGAAAATTCAGTTAACATGAATCAATACTTATAATCAACAATGATTCTATTTCAGTGTGAAAGCAGTGTTGATATGTTCTCCAACTACCACACATGAAGCTATTATCAAAGATTCTTTAAATGCAAgtaagtatttattttttgtcctaTATGAAATAAAGGATGGCACAATGGACACTTATAAACTTTTATGAAATGTTTTGAGATACAAAAAAAACCTCTTAAATTTCAAAATCACAGAAGAATGTCTTTTATAGTTACAGTAATAGAAATGCATGTAGTTTCAAATTAGTGTTTCTTTCAATGAACAAATTGTGGAAAATGTTTAAATGAAGATATTCCTTTAATATATAAGGTCAAATTaatgttgaatttattttatattttttcaagtgtTATTAACTTTTTGTATTGAACCACTATAAATATTGCTTTCAGACATGGCAGTATTTTGTGAGAAACCAATTACAGATAATATAAAAACTACAGAAGATTGTTACAATGTAGCAGCTTCTAAAAATAAACCATTGTTTAATGCTCTACACAGGTACGTTTTTTATTCAGATTAATAAGGGGACCTGAAATTGTCATATTgcaatagactattttcatattagagggggcaggaccttttaTCGGGACGTCAGGATAGGTTGTTTTTATGCTCGAGATTTCGATATTGACCCTTTCaagatccgggaattctttttttgaattttgggatgTCTGGatttaaatttcatgtttttaagcccgggattatgggatcaggacccctctgacCGCCCCTCATATAACTGACTTTTGACTCCGAAGTTTGTATTTTTTCGACAGGATTTTGTGCTAATGAAATTAAGAAACACtgcattttcataaattttgtccTTATCAAACCGTTGTGAAGAATACATCAAAAGTATGGAAAAATTAAAATAGATTCATTTGCCTTCTTTTGAGAAACAATaattctcaaataaaaaaattccttAGGGAAGAATTAAGCCATTTCTGCAGAAATTATAGCCCTTGGACACTAAAAATTgcctaaaattgtgttttaaagggaaacttcgcaaaataatgaaaattttatattatgtttatttgatataaataatcatatattcattaaaattattgttCAATTCTTCAAGATAagtgattaaaattaaaattaaaatcccaCTATCACTTCTCAACTTATCGCCATTTTGACGGCATCTCCGATACAAATTGTCACGTGAtgagtatatttgaataaaatatctgaatacCACAAATCCAAAAAACAAGCATGGCATATCGTATATTCAGTATTAAAATGACTTGTCAAGCGTACGGATGTTCAACTCGGAGTTCACATGGCATAAGCTTACGGTATACACTTTCCCAGatcctgcaaaaaagaaagagTTGTACCAGACGTGGATGATTAACCTAACATAACACCAACCAGCTTCACTCACAACAAGTTCAAGAAAGTGTGTTCAGACCATTTTGAAGCATCTTGTTTCGATGGAAATTTGAtagtaattatgatttttttctcatgaaTGTTTTTATTGCTATTTCGTTCCAAGCCTGGTTGAAAGGAAATTGTCAGATTAATATAGTTCTGACAGTATTTCTGCATTCATGCATTATTAACAGATTTTGTTGTTTACAAGTAGAAGTTTAGTACACGGAGAAAAAGTCAAAGACAAAAAGTCACAACAAATTTGTTGATAATTGTTGAATATATACaggaaaaaaatcttcaaatattatattatttattacctttattaCATTTTAAGTTTATGAACTTGTTTACAAGCCTTATTTGATTTCAATCAGGTAAAGGATATATATTTCTAGGGACAATGAAGCCATTTAAGGTACCTATAGCCACTTtggcattttgattttataacaattatttgatgtcattgatatttatttaataaataaaacttgctgtaaaaataatatttcaagaacaaaccaaaaaagaattaattaatttacgttttctcgtttaaatcaaaataaactcGAAAATGAATTATGACGTTTTTTTTCTGTGACTTTCTGTCGTAAATTCACAAGTTCaatgaagtatatattttttaggtaCAAAAAAACTTATGTATACATAAAAAATTACGTAAAACATTAAAAGggtcatttgtttaatataataatagtttaaaaataagactttatttacatgtagtataattacagatgctgtttaaccccccccccttttttcctttTCCATATTGTGCCATATTTAAAGGTTGAAGAGGTGATAGGTAGATGGGAGCATATGTCTTCCCCGATAATAGATCTTACCGCCCCCTTGTTATGCTTTATAGCTGTCTACTAGGTCAACGCAGTTGCGTAGTCCTACAAGTTAAGGCTAAGCAGTTTCGGGATATAAAATGTCGACAGCTAGGCTAACGAAATTTGTCATGATTTATGGTCAATCGTAGGagtattttttcttcttaaatttaTGATAACAAGATAGTAGATAGGAATACATCTAGTGGGGCGGACACTAATTTGGAAGTTGTAAAGGCTTTAGACTTTTCGAAATGCTTGCCccaaaaaaaaagtcttttatctgTAATAGATTTTATTCATTTCGGGTACTTCTATATGAAAACCGACGATCTTTTGCCAGAGGTCGTGTATTAGTGTCACATTCAGGTATTCTAGTGACTTCCTGCGGGCTAATAAACTGGTGACATTACGCAATTCAGGTACATGCATCGCTTCCCAGCTGTTTGACCCAGGTGTGCACAGGTAAAAGTGCCATCAAAAATGCTGTCCGGTGTATTATACATCCTGTAAACAATGTATGTCCCTAACCTAATTGAAATACACAAAGCCGTCCAAACATGAAATTAAgagtttaaaatttatatctacAGGCTGATTAATTCTGACATGTGCAAAGACAGAAATAATAAGACcgttaattattaattttgactttGGTTTCAAAATTCATGTGTAGAAGATTATCTAGTACTGTACcatgttaaatgattttttttcttcaaatttcaattttacttttcggGGGCGGATCCATCCATATTAAAGGGGGGGGGTTCTAACTATATGTCCcacttcaaatgcattgatcggccaagaAAAAAACGGGGGTTCCAACACCAGAAACcactccccctggatccgccaatgctttTGTAAACAATAACTTACATAATGTTttgtcagcttgttttatttgctTATCAAATGTTTCATTTAAGTTATGTGGTCTTGAGTTGTGatgaacaaattaaaaaagaaaaaaacatactgcATCATCATTTCATGCATTTTACAACATTGAATTTGTTTGGAGTAAATCCTAGAGAATTTAACCGAGAGATTATGGATGACTATCTTTCATACTTTCTTGTCCTATTTCCGATATAAGCGGGCGCATTTACGAAATATTTTGCCTATTAGAAAATTTGCGTTTACTTGTATGTGAAGAGACAAGCATGCGCATTTATGACACGAAGATGATACTTAGTTCGTTAGTTCGTGGCTGTCTCTAGAACGTGCGGTAATCGTTTGTcttcttgtacatgtacattcaattatttaaaggagttgtcatttttatcaatataagaTTTTGAGAACACTAAAACACTACCGCGAAATCGCTGGCATTTCAAGCTTTTAagctgttgtaggatgatttattgtaaaagattttatgtctggagaaaaggtatcaaaagccctctccatTTTTGccaaagtccgttatttgtttccttttctgttaaattccattattttcgagTATCTGACACTAGACCACAATAActcttcccctttgctacaatggatttcttggtaaaagtcaaattaaatttttaaaaatgcacCCCTTCCAACATGAaatttagggggagggttgggatcccgctaacatgtttaaccccgccacattatttatgtatgtgcctgtcccaagtcaggagcctgtaattcagtggttgtcgtttgtttatgtgttacatatttgattttcgttcattttttttacataaataaggtcgttagttttctcgtttgaattgttttacattgtcttatcgaggccttttatagctgactatgcggtatgggctttgctcattgttgaaggccgtacggtgacctatagttgttaatgtctgtgtcattttggtcttttgtggatagttgtctcattggcaatcttaccacatcttctttttttttttttatagtaactgCTTATAGATTATAGACCATCATTATtctcataaaatatgcttctaggacaatccatcagtgctttttcttttgtagtAGCATGATACATTTCCAATATTCAGTTTCATGGTCTTGTTTGTAAAAATGCAGAAGGTACCAAAACAGATAGTCATATTCGATCATATTCAGTATTAAAAAACACACTGACAACGTCATAGCAAAAAATAACCATTaaacgatcaaaagacaaacaaagagataaaaaacacatcatagaaaactggTTTAGATTgcacaacaagaaccccaccaataACTCGGGAGGATCTCGGGTCAAATCATTTAAACGCTCCGTGGTACACCAAACCTTCATGTTAATACAACATGCAATCTATAAAATTAGACCGCAAAgtgaaataattcataaataggtatattaatacacaaataatgaaatgaatctgAAACATTCGGTGAAATGTATTTTCAGTGACACATTCAcccaatttaattttttcatcaaatagCGTAAATTCGTGGCAGCAGAAACTTTCCGCCAGCAATGGCATGACTATGCAGTTTGTACATGAACACCAATTGGTGTCAAACTTGCGAGGGTTATTTATAATATCCTGTTGTCTAGAATTTTCTTCAGCTTCAATTTGTTGGAGTTCTTCTTCAGTGTACTCTGGTTCTAATGTGTACCCAAATTGACCACACTCGTCAAAATTTGTCTCAATTTGGGAGCTGGATACACTATCAGAACTTTCACTCTCTAAACTAGACATTTTTGCTTATagtatatattcatttaaaaggattatatataaaacttttttttctttttacaaaaacaaCCACGCTCCATTCAATTCATAAGAAAACAAGAAATTGCTTAAGTTAATTCGACgtcttttgatattgtttaaaaattaGGTAGAAGTTATTTCTATTAGTTTGATTAGCTTGTGTATTTATAACAATGGTGATTCCATTATTGAAATTCCAGGTTAACCAAACAAATCTCTGGGTATTCATGTAAGATTTTGAAGGCCtcataaatttattcaattaaattaattcagtatttttttatattttttttcaacaaaaaatattcagcgtcaataatatatttaataaaactgAGCTCatggaaaatattaagattcccCCGTTTatcatacgaaatgttgttcacacctagAAAAGTGAACCGTGACGGCTTAAATTCACTGAGTAAAGATCAAAAGATAcaaaatgctaatcttttaattaacttGAATTTAACCACGCATTCAACAGGTAGTCATTACGTGTCAAAGTACAATACACATTGTATTTGCGGGGCCGTATTTGCACACTACAAATGTACTAGCAGCACATATTTACTAGCCTGACGTAAAAGGTAAAAAGTACAAACATGCATTTTTAAAACACTATCAGTTATACATGTTAGTTCAAAATATCCAtcggaaaaaaaaaatcattaaaaacatattttatatgatttacttGTATCACTATAATCatttcagaaaatattaaaatataaatcgtaCATTCTACTTTCAAGCTGAGCGCTGTTCCATCTTAATTAttagttggttaatagctacacctaacgtcgtcgatgcgctttaaatagcgttatAAGATGATTAAcgattaagatttaaaatgagaTTATTTCCACTCCCGGCATGcttaaagacttaaactacgtcacataagtcaggaagttcgatgaaataaaattattaatttttaattttcccCTTTATTGCTGTTCATATCcagataaaacttggtgaatatgttttttatggtattatggaCATAATGAGCTGATAATTAAAaattcgcgaattatccctttaagtattttttatctattagaaaagatatttttttcttatataagaTGTTACTGATGCATGAGTTTTATTCTGCTTGAGCCTGAGTGATTTTACCTGAAGTTGTATCCCTAGAACATGGCTTGAAAAACtcagttttttacatttttttttcttctaaaatgcCTGCATGAAACTTTTGACTCCGAAGTTTGTATTTTTTCGACAGGATTTTTTGTTGATGAAATTAAGAAACACagcattttcataaattttgttattATCAAACCATTGTGAAGAATACATCAAAAGTATGGAAACATTAAGATAGATTCATTAGCCTTCTTTTTGAGAAACAATaattctcaaataaaaaaattctctCAGGGAAGATGATTAGAACTGTACCAAAAAACACCTGAAAACGTCTGTAGGTTTTATCCATCTGTGGAGTTTTACACACTTTCTGTAATGCTTCAATCTATAGATAAGATGTTTTGTATATAGTCACATGATTAGAAGCTGAATTTTCGTTTCATTCCAATTGACTCATTTCTGCAGATATTATAGCCCTTCATGCCCTTGGACACTAAAAATTGCCTAAAATTGTGTATTAAGTATTTTTTAtctaacaatttttaatttttttttttatatatatacgatGTTACTGATGAATGAGTTTTATTCTGCTTGAGTCGGAGTGATTTTACCTGAAGTTGTACCCCTAGAACATGGCTTGAAAAACTcagtacatttttttcttctagaATGCCTGCATGAATTGATCAGAAAGTATATAATCATAATATACAAATTTTCAGATCAAGTGTAAGTTTCCCAACATTAATTTTAAGCTCATTAAATCATTCCGGATGGAAGGCACATTGCATTGCATAAacaattcttaaatataataatttcattgtttTGCTTTCTTTTTCTGCAGGAGGTTTGATCCTGATTTTTATCAGGTTTACTCTCAGATTCAAGAGAAAAAGCTTGGGAATCTACGTTTGATAAAAACAACAAGCAGAGATTTAGAAGCTCCTCcaatatcatatataaaaacaTCGGGTGAGAATGACATTTCCTCTACAAGTAAAGAGGTATATTTCATTGAAATTTATACTAACTGTTTATATCTACGTGACtgtgttattgttcaaaatgatcATATCCcctatgagaaaaaaaatatattctgagaTTGTGTTTCATTTGAATTCTCCAAATTATGAATGAAACATGTCTGCAAAAGGCAATATTGAGttttgtttgctgattttttatatttttttctcttaaaacaTATGGGCTATTGGCACAAAAgattgttatattttgttatatatatccaaaattgtAAATTGATTATTGAGCACATCAATAAAGATTCTAAAAGAAGATTCATATAAGCCTCTTTTTGGTATAAATAAAAAAGGTCCTACTTTAAGTTATATATTGCAattattgatatgaaaataatgaCTTGCAATAATTTCTAGTCAGACTATTATTTCAATAAGaccataagggagctaccatttgatttttatgggggggggggggggctaggatgaaatttgaaaaaataggcaggacaggagttttgagtaaaaaaaaaaggcaggatgagacacttgcaaaaaaaaaaagtcaggatgacaatttaggtaaaaaaaagtcaggataaactaaaaaaaaaaaaaggcaggaccagacagagtgaaaaataaaaaggcaggacagagattacagctaaaaaaaaaaaggcaggacaacatttttcatcctagccccccccccccccccccccctaaaaatcaaatggtagctccctaaggacAAGTATGTGAAAATCTACATATGAAATACAATcgttatttatttcttttatactCGTATTTGTTTTATTCAGATAACACATTACAAAATTAAAGCAGATGAAACGTATAAATGGAATTATTCTGTTTCAGTAATGTCTTAATGTCTT contains:
- the LOC139516761 gene encoding inositol 2-dehydrogenase-like → MSHRVGFALFGLGNMGLAHMKNIMLSPRATVNWIIRNKLEDAEKFVKDYNLSAKCTTPDKLEAVYNDPNVKAVLICSPTTTHEAIIKDSLNANMAVFCEKPITDNIKTTEDCYNVAASKNKPLFNALHRRFDPDFYQVYSQIQEKKLGNLRLIKTTSRDLEAPPISYIKTSAGILNDSTIHDLDLSLWLSGSIPETVYVQGNAFDPEIGKCNDMDQVIVTIKYKNGVIACLENGRVSGYGYDQRLEALFDNGMLKVENPNTSLLTTCTGNTTLTGPIHPHFTTRYTQAYNNELEHFLDIMEGKCEMRVTKEDTIKVMKLVKACLKSVQTHGPVGFDD